The proteins below come from a single Tissierella sp. MB52-C2 genomic window:
- a CDS encoding LysM peptidoglycan-binding domain-containing protein: MKKRYKIINKTRFYSFITSVCVILLLVIFNLLTTNKVHSSVYEVKYKEVQVTEGDTLWTIAMNHLPNNTDIRKMIYNIKEFNDMSSSYIYPGNVIKIPMNN, from the coding sequence ATGAAAAAAAGGTATAAAATAATTAACAAAACAAGATTTTATTCATTTATTACTTCAGTTTGTGTCATATTACTTTTGGTGATATTTAATTTATTAACAACTAATAAAGTCCACAGCTCAGTTTATGAAGTTAAATATAAAGAAGTCCAAGTAACAGAAGGTGATACCCTTTGGACTATTGCAATGAATCATTTACCAAATAATACGGATATAAGAAAGATGATATATAATATTAAAGAATTTAATGACATGAGTAGCAGCTACATATATCCTGGAAATGTAATAAAAATCCCTATGAATAATTAG